Proteins encoded together in one Solanum lycopersicum chromosome 7, SLM_r2.1 window:
- the LOC101257677 gene encoding UDP-glucuronate 4-epimerase 1, whose amino-acid sequence MPSLEEELFPSTPGKFKDRNRHFHRCFASTSNMFLWALFLIALTASYLCFQSFMDSGNRYFTSTWGGHHWERNVINSAQIRRSHGGMSVLVTGAAGFVGSHVSLALKKRGDGVVGIDNFNNYYDPSLKKARKNLLTQNSIFIVDGDINDSKLLVKLFDIARFTHVMHLAAQAGVRYAMENPGSYIHSNIAGLVSLLEVCKNSNPQPAIVWASSSSVYGLNEKVPFSESDRTDQPASLYAATKKAGEEITHTYNHIYGLSITGLRFFTVYGPWGRPDMAYFSFTRNILQGKPITVYRGKNRVDLARDFTYIDDVVKGCIGSLDTSGKSTGSGGKKRGPAPYRIFNLGNTSPVTVPMMVAMLEKHLKVKAKKNFVVMPGNGDVPFTHANISSARKEFGYKPTTDLQTGLKKFVKWYLSYYGYDQGKL is encoded by the coding sequence ATGCCTTCGTTAGAGGAGGAGTTGTTTCCGTCTACACCGGGAAAATTCAAGGATAGAAATCGACATTTTCATCGATGTTTTGCATCTACAAGCAACATGTTTCTATGGGCATTGTTTTTAATAGCTTTAACAGCTTCATATTTGTGTTTTCAGTCGTTTATGGATTCCGGTAACCGGTATTTCACCTCTACATGGGGTGGTCATCATTGGGAGAGAAATGTTATTAATTCGGCTCAGATCCGCCGGTCTCACGGCGGAATGTCGGTGTTAGTTACCGGCGCAGCCGGTTTCGTCGGTTCCCACGTCTCCCTCGCCTTGAAGAAACGAGGCGACGGAGTTGTAGGAATCGATAATTTCAACAACTACTACGATCCGTCGTTGAAAAAAGCTCGAAAGAATCTACTCACCCAGAATTCGATTTTCATCGTCGATGGTGATATCAACGATTCAAAATTGTTGGTAAAGTTGTTCGACATTGCTCGATTTACACATGTAATGCATCTGGCTGCTCAAGCTGGAGTTCGTTACGCCATGGAAAATCCAGGTTCGTATATACACAGTAACATCGCCGGCCTTGTTTCCCTGCTCGAAGTTTGTAAaaattcgaacccacaacccgcCATTGTTTGGGCGAGTTCAAGTTCTGTTTACGGGTTAAACGAAAAAGTACCGTTTTCCGAATCGGATCGGACTGATCAACCCGCTTCATTGTACGCCGCTACGAAAAAAGCAGGTGAAGAAATTACACACACGTATAATCATATTTACGGTTTATCGATAACCGGGTTAAGATTCTTCACAGTTTACGGACCGTGGGGAAGACCCGACATGGCTTATTTCAGCTTTACCCGCAATATATTACAAGGGAAACCGATTACGGTTTACCGAGGTAAGAATCGAGTTGATTTAGCTCGGGATTTTACTTACATCGATGATGTGGTAAAGGGTTGTATCGGGTCACTTGATACTTCGGGTAAAAGTACCGGGTCGGGTGGGAAGAAACGGGGACCCGCTCCATATCGGATATTTAATTTGGGTAATACGTCGCCGGTGACAGTTCCGATGATGGTTGCGATGTTAGAGAAGCATTTAAAGGTTAAAGCTAAGAAGAATTTCGTCGTAATGCCCGGAAACGGCGACGTTCCGTTTACTCATGCGAATATAAGTTCGGCCCGGAAAGAATTCGGGTATAAACCCACAACCGATTTACAAACCGGGTTGAAAAAGTTTGTTAAATGGTATCTCTCTTATTATGGCTATGATCAAGGAAAGTTgtaa
- the LOC101257976 gene encoding putative glycine-rich cell wall structural protein 1, with protein sequence MTKVKAFSFLVLLVFSSFIVLSESRVARMDLGLNLGGIGLGVGIGLGLGGGSGSGAGAGAGSGSGSSSSSSSSSSSSSSSSGGGGGGGSEAGSSAGSYAGSRAGSGSGNRGGSSGSGYGGGQGSGYGGGNGGN encoded by the coding sequence ATGACTAAGGTGAAggctttttcttttcttgttttgcttgttttTTCAAGCTTTATTGTGTTGTCTGAAAGTAGAGTTGCAAGGATGGATTTAGGGTTGAATTTGGGTGGAATTGGTCTTGGTGTtgggatagggttagggttaggtggTGGAAGTGGTTCAGGTGCTGGTGCAGGAGCTGGCTCAGGGTCAGgatcaagttcaagttcaagctCGAGTTCTAGTTCTAGTTCATCTTCCTCGGGAGGAGGAGGTGGTGGTGGTTCTGAGGCGGGCTCATCTGCAGGGTCATACGCTGGATCAAGAGCTGGTTCTGGATCTGGAAATCGAGGAGGGTCCAGTGGTAGTGGATATGGAGGTGGACAGGGTAGTGGGTATGGTGGAGGAAATGGTGGCAACTAA
- the LOC101258274 gene encoding uncharacterized protein isoform X2, which translates to MFYLSVLEHTLRLPPHLLNLPLNEAIKGELEGLFVDKVIANLGLGISIYDIRSVDDGFIYPSEGASTYKVKFRLVVFRPFVGEVISAKLKESNAEGLRLSLGFFDDIYVPAPLLPDPSRSEPDPENKNQVRWIWKFDELDYPIDGIDEIRFQVHNVSYPSMPLEQDKDSKPFAPMVIKGSLDADGLGPISWWI; encoded by the exons ATGTTTTATCTGAGTGTATTAGAACACACACTGAGGTTGCCGCCTCATCTCCTGAACCTTCCACTCAATGAAGCAATCAAAGGAGAGCTTGAGGGTCTCTTCGTGGATAag GTTATTGCAAATTTGGGCCTCGGCATATCTATTTATGATATTCGCTCCGTAGATGACGGTTTTATCTATCCAAGTGAAGGTGCCTCCACATATAAG GTCAAGTTTAGACTGGTAGTGTTTCGCCCATTTGTAGGAGAAGTAATAAGTGCTAAACTCAAAGAGTCCAATGCAGAGGGTTTGCGCT TGTCACTTGGATTTTTCGATGACATTTATGTACCCGCACCTCTATTGCCAGATCCATCACGTTCTGAGCCTGATCCTGAAAACAA GAACCAAGTTAGGTGGATATGGAAGTTTGATGAACTAGATTATCCTATTGATGGCATAGATGAG ATTAGATTCCAAGTCCATAATGTTAGTTATCCATCAATGCCACTGGAGCAAGATAAAGATTCAAAACCATTTGCACCGATGGTCATAAAG GGATCTCTTGATGCTGATGGCCTTGGACCAATTTCATGGTGGATATAG
- the LOC101258274 gene encoding uncharacterized protein isoform X1 — protein sequence MFYLSVLEHTLRLPPHLLNLPLNEAIKGELEGLFVDKVIANLGLGISIYDIRSVDDGFIYPSEGASTYKVKFRLVVFRPFVGEVISAKLKESNAEGLRCKPRRMLSLGFFDDIYVPAPLLPDPSRSEPDPENKNQVRWIWKFDELDYPIDGIDEIRFQVHNVSYPSMPLEQDKDSKPFAPMVIKGSLDADGLGPISWWI from the exons ATGTTTTATCTGAGTGTATTAGAACACACACTGAGGTTGCCGCCTCATCTCCTGAACCTTCCACTCAATGAAGCAATCAAAGGAGAGCTTGAGGGTCTCTTCGTGGATAag GTTATTGCAAATTTGGGCCTCGGCATATCTATTTATGATATTCGCTCCGTAGATGACGGTTTTATCTATCCAAGTGAAGGTGCCTCCACATATAAG GTCAAGTTTAGACTGGTAGTGTTTCGCCCATTTGTAGGAGAAGTAATAAGTGCTAAACTCAAAGAGTCCAATGCAGAGGGTTTGCGCTGTAAGCCTCGAAGAATGT TGTCACTTGGATTTTTCGATGACATTTATGTACCCGCACCTCTATTGCCAGATCCATCACGTTCTGAGCCTGATCCTGAAAACAA GAACCAAGTTAGGTGGATATGGAAGTTTGATGAACTAGATTATCCTATTGATGGCATAGATGAG ATTAGATTCCAAGTCCATAATGTTAGTTATCCATCAATGCCACTGGAGCAAGATAAAGATTCAAAACCATTTGCACCGATGGTCATAAAG GGATCTCTTGATGCTGATGGCCTTGGACCAATTTCATGGTGGATATAG
- the LOC101257384 gene encoding protein FLX-like 4 codes for MASRRQVPVSYGRSLQAPGMVLHEELAAGRRRVDPFPHPELRESRFAARAAEIEHLAGDHHRLAASYVALKQEYSVAQRELQELEEYIKSTQTEGDIQVRLLHDKIAKMDVDLRTMESMRKDVEEAHLEARSLVSANMELSGKVHHVMEKLEKAHADVKKLPEMHAELDSLKKEYQELRKTFQYEKGLNIEKVEQMKLTEKELIDMANEVERLRAQVVIAERRARGIDPYGHPYLNSNPMYPAPPMHLPAHIDSYQRSHLPAAPGAMGDSTYPYGSSMAVIAQGGTGVPPPPVTDGNVAQGGNLDAPQGGT; via the exons ATGGCTTCCAGAAGACAAGTACCAGTGTCATATGGACGGTCACTACAAGCTCCAGGAATGGTGCTTCATGAAGAATTGGCTGCTGGCCGCCGCCGCGTTGATCCATTTCCTCATCCTGAGCTTCGGGAGAGCAGATTTGCTGCTAGGGCTGCAGAGATAGAACACCTTGCTGGAGACCATCATCGGTTGGCAGCTTCATATGTTGCCTTAAAGCAGGAATATTCTGTTGCTCAGAGAGAGTTACAGGAACTCGAGgaatatataaaaagtactcAAACAGAAGGCGACATCCAGGTCCGGTTGTTGCATGACAAGATTGCCAAGATGGATGTGGACCTTAGAACCATGGAGAGTATGAGGAAAGATGTGGAGGAGGCCCATTTGGAAGCACGAAGCTTGGTATCAGCCAATATGGAACTGAGCGGAAAAGTACATCACGTTATGGAGAAATTGGAGAAAGCTCATGCAGATGTCAAGAAGCTACCTGAGATGCATGCTGAACTTGATTCCTTAAAGAAAGAATACCAGGAGCTGCG CAAGACCTTTCAGTATGAAAAAGGTTTGAACATAGAGAAAGTTGAGCAAATGAAACTCACAGAGAAAGAATTGATTGACATGGCCAACGAAGTGGAGAGATTGCGTGCTCAGGTGGTAATTGCCGAGAGAAGAGCTCGAG GTATTGATCCTTATGGTCACCCCTACTTGAACTCAAATCCCATGTATCCGGCTCCTCCTATGCATCTACCGGCCCATATAGACAGTTACCAGAGATCTCATCTTCCAGCAGCTCCTGGCGCTATGGGAGACTCAACGTATCCATATGGAAGCAGCATGGCTGTAATTGCTCAGGGCGGAACAGGAGTTCCACCTCCCCCCGTTACTGATGGCAATGTAGCACAGGGAGGAAATCTTGATGCTCCACAAGGCGGGACTTGA